One Glycine max cultivar Williams 82 chromosome 4, Glycine_max_v4.0, whole genome shotgun sequence DNA segment encodes these proteins:
- the LOC100805764 gene encoding putative GPI-anchor transamidase isoform X1 has protein sequence MALGVSKLPMNMIMEVLLLIFLSYSVAYSSSAFESTMHTNNWAVLVCTSRFWFNYRHMANTLSLYRTVKRLGIPDERIILMLADDMACNARNKYPAQVFNNENHILNLYGDNVEVDYRGYEVTVENFLRVLTGRHETSVPRSKRLLSDEGSHILLYMTGHGGDEFLKFQDSEELQSHDLADAVKQMKEKRRFKELLIMVDTCQASTLFSQLHSPGVLAIGSSMKGENSYSHHLDSDVGVSVVDRFTFYTLAFFERLNMYDNASLSSLFNSYNPNLLMSTAYYRMDIYQRYLKEVPVTNFFGSVMKTIHTDSAYRSRSNKKIEEAKSNMSLDESISDSDSDDEDQFNNLTAEKYLWYSVGPLWSAILSNANTSESIDTLVCYGLLLMLPLLIFSTWLSK, from the exons ATGGCATTAGGTGTTTCAAAGCTCCCTATGAATATGATCATGGAAGTATTGCTGCTGATATTTCTGAGCTACTCTGTAGCATACTCCTCATCTGCGTTTGAGTCTACAATGCACACTAATAATTGGGCTGTTTTGGTCTGCACGTCTCGCTTCTG GTTTAATTATCGGCATATGGCCAATACCCTGTCATTGTATAG GACAGTTAAACGGCTAGGAATACCGGATGAGAGGATTATACTCATGCTAGCAGATGACATGGCATGTAATGCTAGAAACAAGTACCCTGCCCAAGTTTTTAATAATGAAAACCATATACTTAATCTGTATGGGGATAATGTTGAG GTAGACTATCGTGGCTATGAAGTGACAGTGGAAAACTTTTTACGGGTACTTACTGGACGTCATGAGACATCTGTTCCAAGGTCCAAACGACTTCTTAGTGATGAGGGAAGTCATATTCTTCTGTATATGACAGGGCATGGAGGTGATGAGTTTTTGAAGTTTCAGGATTCGGAAGAGCTTCAAAGTCACGATTTAGCTGATGCTGTGAAGCAAATGAAAGAGAAGCGCAG GTTTAAGGAGCTTCTGATAATGGTGGACACCTGCCAAGCCTCTACTCTTTTTTCCCAG CTTCATTCACCAGGTGTTTTGGCAATTGGAAGTAGTATGAAAGGAGAAAATTCATATTCACATCATTTGGATTCAGat GTTGGCGTTTCAGTTGTTGATCGTTTTACATTTTACACTCTTGCTTTCTTTGAGAGGCTGAATATGTATGACAATGCTTCGTTGAGCAG CCTTTTCAATTCATATAATCCAAATTTGTTGATGTCGACTGCATATTACAGAATGGATATATACCAACGCTATTTAAAGGAG GTACCTGTGACAAACTTCTTTGGTTCTGTAATGAAAACGATACATACTGATTCAGCCTACAGATCCcggtcaaataaaaaaattgaggaagctAAAAGCAATATGTCTTTGGATGAATCAATCTCTGACAGTGACTCGGATGACGAggatcaatttaataatttaactgCTGAG AAATATCTCTGGTATAGTGTTGGACCACTATGGAGTGCTATTCTCAGCAATGCCAATACTTCTGAAAGCATCGATACTTTGGTGTGCTATGGACTGCTTTTAATGCTTCCTTTGCTGATATTTTCCACATGGCTGTCAAAGTAA
- the LOC100805764 gene encoding putative GPI-anchor transamidase isoform X2 — protein sequence MHTNNWAVLVCTSRFWFNYRHMANTLSLYRTVKRLGIPDERIILMLADDMACNARNKYPAQVFNNENHILNLYGDNVEVDYRGYEVTVENFLRVLTGRHETSVPRSKRLLSDEGSHILLYMTGHGGDEFLKFQDSEELQSHDLADAVKQMKEKRRFKELLIMVDTCQASTLFSQLHSPGVLAIGSSMKGENSYSHHLDSDVGVSVVDRFTFYTLAFFERLNMYDNASLSSLFNSYNPNLLMSTAYYRMDIYQRYLKEVPVTNFFGSVMKTIHTDSAYRSRSNKKIEEAKSNMSLDESISDSDSDDEDQFNNLTAEKYLWYSVGPLWSAILSNANTSESIDTLVCYGLLLMLPLLIFSTWLSK from the exons ATGCACACTAATAATTGGGCTGTTTTGGTCTGCACGTCTCGCTTCTG GTTTAATTATCGGCATATGGCCAATACCCTGTCATTGTATAG GACAGTTAAACGGCTAGGAATACCGGATGAGAGGATTATACTCATGCTAGCAGATGACATGGCATGTAATGCTAGAAACAAGTACCCTGCCCAAGTTTTTAATAATGAAAACCATATACTTAATCTGTATGGGGATAATGTTGAG GTAGACTATCGTGGCTATGAAGTGACAGTGGAAAACTTTTTACGGGTACTTACTGGACGTCATGAGACATCTGTTCCAAGGTCCAAACGACTTCTTAGTGATGAGGGAAGTCATATTCTTCTGTATATGACAGGGCATGGAGGTGATGAGTTTTTGAAGTTTCAGGATTCGGAAGAGCTTCAAAGTCACGATTTAGCTGATGCTGTGAAGCAAATGAAAGAGAAGCGCAG GTTTAAGGAGCTTCTGATAATGGTGGACACCTGCCAAGCCTCTACTCTTTTTTCCCAG CTTCATTCACCAGGTGTTTTGGCAATTGGAAGTAGTATGAAAGGAGAAAATTCATATTCACATCATTTGGATTCAGat GTTGGCGTTTCAGTTGTTGATCGTTTTACATTTTACACTCTTGCTTTCTTTGAGAGGCTGAATATGTATGACAATGCTTCGTTGAGCAG CCTTTTCAATTCATATAATCCAAATTTGTTGATGTCGACTGCATATTACAGAATGGATATATACCAACGCTATTTAAAGGAG GTACCTGTGACAAACTTCTTTGGTTCTGTAATGAAAACGATACATACTGATTCAGCCTACAGATCCcggtcaaataaaaaaattgaggaagctAAAAGCAATATGTCTTTGGATGAATCAATCTCTGACAGTGACTCGGATGACGAggatcaatttaataatttaactgCTGAG AAATATCTCTGGTATAGTGTTGGACCACTATGGAGTGCTATTCTCAGCAATGCCAATACTTCTGAAAGCATCGATACTTTGGTGTGCTATGGACTGCTTTTAATGCTTCCTTTGCTGATATTTTCCACATGGCTGTCAAAGTAA